The Metabacillus litoralis genome contains a region encoding:
- the hemC gene encoding hydroxymethylbilane synthase, protein MRKIVVGSRRSKLALTQTNWVINQLKSFGLPFEFEIKEIVTKGDQILDVTLSKVGGKGLFVKEIEQAMMNGEIDMAVHSMKDMPGILPEGLTIGCIPNREDHRDVLISKDHKKLSDLPSGAIVGTSSLRRSAQLLIERPDLEIKWIRGNIDTRLEKLKTEDYDAIILAAAGLARMGWSQEVVTEFLEPEICLPAVGQGALAIECRADDLELLDLFTKFTDLSTKLAVTAERTFLTKMEGGCQVPIAGFATVNEKEEIEFTGLIASPDGKEVYKQTVTGTDPVALGSKVAETLTNQGAKALIDRVKEELDQ, encoded by the coding sequence ATGCGAAAAATAGTTGTTGGATCTAGACGTAGTAAATTAGCATTAACACAAACAAATTGGGTAATTAATCAGTTAAAATCTTTTGGTTTACCGTTTGAATTTGAAATCAAGGAAATTGTGACAAAAGGTGATCAAATTTTAGATGTAACTTTATCAAAAGTTGGAGGAAAAGGCTTGTTCGTAAAAGAAATCGAGCAAGCAATGATGAACGGTGAAATTGATATGGCTGTTCATAGTATGAAGGATATGCCTGGGATTTTACCGGAGGGTTTAACGATAGGATGCATTCCAAACCGTGAGGATCACCGAGATGTTCTTATCTCTAAAGACCATAAAAAGCTTTCAGATTTACCAAGTGGAGCAATTGTCGGAACAAGCAGCTTGAGACGAAGTGCGCAGCTTTTAATTGAAAGACCTGACCTCGAAATTAAATGGATTAGAGGAAACATAGATACTCGCTTAGAGAAGCTGAAAACAGAGGATTATGATGCAATTATTCTAGCTGCAGCAGGCTTGGCACGCATGGGCTGGAGTCAAGAAGTTGTTACTGAATTCTTAGAACCGGAAATTTGCCTACCAGCAGTAGGGCAAGGTGCTTTAGCAATTGAATGTCGCGCGGATGATCTAGAATTGTTAGATCTTTTTACAAAATTCACTGATTTGTCTACGAAATTAGCTGTTACTGCTGAGAGGACCTTCCTTACTAAAATGGAGGGTGGATGCCAAGTACCTATTGCTGGATTTGCAACAGTAAATGAAAAGGAAGAAATTGAATTTACAGGTCTTATTGCCTCACCTGACGGGAAAGAAGTGTATAAACAAACGGTTACAGGAACAGATCCAGTAGCATTAGGGAGTAAAGTCGCAGAAACATTAACAA
- a CDS encoding cytochrome C assembly family protein: MEMSLSRINELTIILYAICVLLYFIDFLNNNRKANRAAFWLLSIVWLLQTIFLFVRMFETGRFPVLNVFEGLYFYTWVLVTLSLVLNRFLKAEFIIFFTNVIGFIMMAIHTFAPAQYESAAVSSQLVSELLLIHITMAILSYGAFSLSFVFSILYTIQYNLLKKKKWGKRLLRLEDLSKLDHMSYVLNVIGVPMLLLSLILGVIWAYIKVAHFQWYDAKVLGSFMVLVTYGIYLYIRIVKELQGRSVALLNIASFLVLLINFFLFGSLSRFHFWDS; the protein is encoded by the coding sequence ATGGAGATGAGCTTAAGCAGAATTAATGAATTAACCATAATACTTTATGCTATTTGTGTACTCTTATATTTTATAGATTTTCTTAATAATAACCGGAAGGCGAATCGAGCTGCCTTCTGGTTACTTTCTATTGTTTGGCTATTACAAACAATTTTTTTATTTGTTCGTATGTTTGAAACAGGTAGATTTCCTGTTTTAAATGTGTTTGAAGGGCTTTATTTTTATACATGGGTGTTAGTCACATTGTCACTTGTTTTAAACCGTTTCCTTAAAGCGGAATTTATTATTTTTTTCACAAACGTAATAGGCTTTATCATGATGGCCATACATACTTTTGCCCCAGCTCAATACGAGTCGGCTGCTGTATCAAGTCAGCTTGTCTCGGAACTGCTATTAATTCATATTACGATGGCTATACTTTCTTATGGGGCGTTTTCACTATCGTTTGTGTTTTCGATCCTTTATACCATTCAATATAATTTACTCAAAAAGAAAAAGTGGGGAAAGCGCCTTCTTCGATTAGAAGATCTTTCAAAACTCGACCATATGTCATATGTATTAAATGTTATCGGCGTACCTATGCTGTTATTAAGTTTAATTTTAGGGGTTATTTGGGCCTATATTAAAGTAGCTCATTTTCAATGGTATGATGCGAAAGTGCTAGGGTCATTTATGGTGTTAGTGACGTATGGGATCTATCTTTATATAAGAATTGTGAAAGAATTACAGGGCAGGTCTGTTGCTCTTTTAAACATAGCATCGTTTTTAGTTTTATTAATTAACTTTTTCTTGTTTGGTAGTCTATCAAGGTTTCATTTTTGGGATTCATGA
- the hemA gene encoding glutamyl-tRNA reductase: MHILVVGLNYKTAPVEIREKLSFQPQELTDAMKQLKEQKSILENVIVSTCNRTEIYAVVDQLHTGRYYIKAFLADWFGLEKEEISPYLTIFEQDGALEHLCRVACGLDSMILGETQILGQVRTSFLHAQENNTTGTVFNQLFKQVISLAKRSHSETDIGANAVSVSYAAVELAKKIFGDLRSKHVLILGAGKMGELAVQNLHGSGVGKVTVMNRTLQKAEELANRFNGKAKGINELQCGLVEADILISSTGAKDFVITKEMMTHVEKMRKGRPLFMVDIAVPRDLDPKLADLDSVFLYDIDDLQGIVEANLQERKVAAEKIELMIEAEIVQFKQWINTLGVVPVISALRQKALNIQAETMESIERKMPNLTERERKVLSKHTKSIINQLLKDPIVKVKELSAEANAQESLDLFMKIFNIEEAVEEQMKMDKSDKQTVHANDPIYRASLQS, from the coding sequence ATGCATATACTTGTTGTCGGCTTAAATTATAAAACAGCCCCTGTTGAAATTCGCGAAAAGCTCTCGTTTCAACCTCAAGAGCTAACAGATGCGATGAAACAGTTAAAAGAACAAAAAAGCATACTTGAAAATGTCATTGTATCTACCTGCAACCGTACAGAAATATATGCTGTAGTAGATCAACTTCATACCGGACGTTATTATATTAAAGCATTCTTGGCAGATTGGTTCGGACTAGAGAAAGAAGAGATTTCACCGTATTTAACTATTTTTGAACAAGATGGTGCATTAGAGCATTTATGTAGAGTAGCATGCGGATTGGATTCTATGATTTTGGGTGAAACTCAAATTCTGGGACAGGTTCGTACTAGCTTTTTACATGCCCAGGAAAACAACACAACAGGAACAGTATTCAATCAGCTGTTTAAGCAAGTAATCTCATTGGCTAAACGTTCACATTCAGAAACTGATATTGGAGCAAATGCTGTTTCAGTTAGTTATGCAGCAGTTGAACTTGCTAAGAAAATCTTTGGTGACCTTCGTTCTAAGCACGTACTCATTTTAGGTGCGGGTAAGATGGGGGAATTAGCTGTGCAAAATCTGCATGGCAGTGGTGTAGGTAAAGTTACTGTTATGAATAGAACGTTGCAGAAGGCTGAAGAGCTTGCTAATCGTTTTAATGGAAAGGCAAAAGGAATAAACGAACTTCAGTGTGGATTAGTGGAAGCGGATATTCTTATTAGTTCAACTGGTGCTAAAGATTTTGTTATTACTAAAGAAATGATGACACATGTGGAAAAAATGAGAAAAGGTCGCCCATTATTTATGGTCGATATTGCTGTGCCACGTGATTTAGATCCTAAGCTTGCGGATTTAGATAGTGTATTTCTTTATGATATTGATGATTTACAAGGGATTGTTGAAGCAAACTTACAAGAGCGTAAAGTTGCAGCGGAAAAGATTGAACTGATGATCGAAGCGGAGATTGTTCAATTTAAACAATGGATTAATACGCTTGGGGTTGTACCTGTTATTTCAGCACTTCGTCAAAAAGCTTTAAATATTCAAGCTGAAACGATGGAAAGTATCGAGCGAAAAATGCCTAACTTAACTGAACGTGAAAGAAAAGTTTTAAGTAAGCATACAAAAAGCATTATTAATCAATTGCTTAAAGATCCGATTGTAAAGGTAAAAGAGTTATCTGCAGAGGCTAATGCACAGGAATCATTGGATTTATTTATGAAAATCTTTAATATCGAAGAAGCTGTTGAAGAGCAAATGAAAATGGATAAATCAGATAAACAAACTGTTCATGCAAACGATCCGATTTATCGTGCTTCACTTCAATCGTAA
- a CDS encoding LiaF transmembrane domain-containing protein, translating into MKKITLLPTMLLLGIGIFYSIQKLNIHLFEGQNSWPFLLILLGLTFLVSGHFEQDASAILPGIILAGLGIHFHFASKIASWPDYPAAFLFILSLGMILTATKTKTGYQQGLIILAIGLFLHFFHKIIQSLTIIENGVDFIETYWPLLFIVIGALLLVLRRRR; encoded by the coding sequence ATGAAAAAAATTACATTATTACCAACAATGCTACTATTAGGAATTGGCATTTTTTATTCTATCCAAAAATTAAATATTCATTTATTTGAAGGACAAAACAGTTGGCCTTTTTTATTAATATTACTTGGACTTACGTTTTTAGTTAGTGGTCATTTTGAACAAGATGCGTCAGCCATTTTACCAGGAATCATTTTAGCAGGCCTTGGTATCCATTTTCACTTTGCTAGCAAGATTGCTTCTTGGCCTGATTATCCTGCTGCTTTTTTATTCATCTTGTCTCTTGGGATGATTTTAACTGCTACAAAAACTAAAACCGGTTATCAGCAAGGTCTTATTATATTAGCTATAGGCTTATTTCTACACTTTTTCCATAAAATTATTCAATCCCTAACGATCATCGAAAACGGTGTAGACTTTATTGAAACTTACTGGCCACTACTTTTTATTGTTATTGGTGCTTTATTGTTAGTGCTGCGGAGAAGGAGATAG